The nucleotide sequence CATCTGCGGGACACGGCGGGCTCGTACGTGCTGCTGACGTCGCCGGCCGGTGTGCAGGGCAGCGCGAACCTGGCGTTCTACGCCGCCGCCAAGGGCGCCCAGCGGGGCTTCGTGAAGTCGCTGGCCCGCGAGTGGGGTCCGGACGGGATCCGGGTCAACGCGCTCGCGCCGCTCGCGGTGACCCCCGCGCTCGACAACGCGATGCGGCTGGACCCGGGCCTGGAGGACCGCGTCACGGCGTTGATCCCGATGGGACGGATCGGCGACCCGGTGGCGGACATCGGGCCGTGCGCGGTCTTCCTCTGTGGTTCCGCGTCGCGATACGTGACGGGTCAGACACTCATCGTCAGTGGCGGTCGTATGACCGCACTGTGAGCCCGGACACAGTTCGGCGGTCGGCCACGCGACCTTCCATTCCCGACAACTCGGGCAATTTTCCCGAGGGTTGTGCTGGGGAAGGTAAAATTAACCGGCATTTGTGATCCTGCGGTGGAGGTTCGCGTCTCTTTCCGTACAGGATGCTTAGCGTCCCGTCATGGTCGTACGGGACACAGGGGCAGGCCCGGCCGGGGCGGGCCTGCCCCGCTTCGCCCTGCCCGCATTCCCTGACGACCGCGGCGGGGCATACGGCGAAAGGACGTCCGACCACCGGGGTTTCCCGAACCGGGTCGGCCGCGGAACATGTTCCGCCTCACGAACGGGCGGCGCCCGCCTCGCGGTTCACCGGGTGCTCGTGGCGCACCCCGCGCAGGTCCGCGACCAGCCGCTGCATCTGGGCGGCGAGCGCGGTCAGTTCGTCCGCGGTCCAGTGCTTCAACTGCTCGGCCAGCAAGGCGTCGTTGGCCGCCGCGAACCGCGCGTGTGCGGTGCGGCCGGCGTCGGTGGCCTCCACGAGCGACACCCGCCCGTCCTCCGCGTCGCCGACGCGCACGATGAAGCCGACCTCCTCCAGGATCCGGATCTGCCGGCTCAGGGCCGCGGGCTGGATGTCGGCCAAACCCGCGAGCTCGGTCGGGCGGATGGGGCCGTGCTTGATCACCCGGTACAGGATCCCGATCGCGACGAGGTTCAACGGCACGCCCGAGCGGGCGGCGTGCACGGCATCCAACTGCCTGCTGTTGACGAACCGCTTGAGCGCGTTGATGGCCTCGTTGATCGCGCGGCGGCTATCGGCATCGGTGGTCATGTCGGGCAGCCTAGGGCTCCGCCCGCGGACGAGCGGCGAAGTCTCACGGGTTCACCCGGTTTGCCCCGCGCGGACGGCCCGGTCGGGCCGACGGACGGACGAATCCGCGGGTGCCTTCCAGGCTCGGCGCACGCAACTCCCGGAATGCCACGAGGGGTTGGGCGCGCGGCAGAGCACTGGCCGCCGACGGACGAGGCTACGCCTGCGCCTGCGCCCGATGCTCGCTTCCCACGTCGGTGATGACCAAGTCGGCATCGCACCAGCCGTCGTCGCGGTGGTCGCCGGGAGGGCCGGGGGTCACGGGGCGAGCGCCGAGGCGAACTGGAGGGTGAGCGCGGCACAGTGAACGCGGCACAGTGAACACAGCGCGGTGAACGCGGCGCGGTGAACACAGCGCGGTGAACACAGCGCGGTGAACACAGCGCGGTGAACACAGCGCGGTGAACACAGCGCGGTGAACGCGGCGCGGTCCCGGCGGGCGGCGGGACGACCCGCCGACCCCCGGTTGCGCTCCCCCTCACCGAGCACCCGGGAGACGAGCCCCGCACACTCCGAGCACATGGCAAGCCCACTTCACCACCCCCGATCGCGCTCACCCCTGCGGCCGACGCGCGGTCGTGGCGCCGGCGTCGGCCGCATGTGGCGGGAACACCCCCGGGATCAGCCCGTCTTCGGCAGCGGGAACGACCGTGCGTTGGGTGCCTCGAAGGCGTCGCCGACCGTCACGACGCCGCTCGGCTTGGTCTTGTCGATCTTCAGCATGTACGTCGCGTACGACGGCGGCTTGGCCGGCGACGAGAAGTCGAGCGGCGAGCCGTACCCCAGGTCGACCTGGCTGTTCGTGCGGTGCGCCTTCACGATGCCGGCGGGTGTGAGGTCCTTCATCTCGCAGGCCTTCTTGATCGCCTCGGTGACGATCGCCGCGCTGGTGTAGCCCGCCAGCACGCCGAGGTCGGGGGCCTCGCCCGGGAACTTGGCCTGGAAGTCCGCCGACATCTGCTGGAGCATCGGCAGGTCGCTCTGCGGCGACGGCACGGCGCTGACGATTTCGAGGCGCGCCTCCATCGCCGGTCCGGCCGCGGTGCCCAGCATGCTCTGGTGGAAGCCGACCGTGTGGGTCAGCACCGGCACCTTGAAGTCCGTCGTCTCGCTGACCCCCATGATCGGGCCGAGCTGCGTCGGGCTCGCGCCCACGAGGATCGCCTTGACGCCCGCCGACTTCAGCGCGGTCACCGCCGCGGTCATGTCGCGGTCGGTGGGCTTGACCTTCTGGTCGACGACCTCGATCCCGGCGGCCTGCGCGGCGTACTTCGCCCCCGCCGAGCTGTTCTCGCCGAACTCGTCCTCGGTGAAGATGTGGCCGATCTTGTCGCCGGGCTTCAGGCCGAGCGTCTCGACGAGGTGGTGCACCCCGTTGACCATCTGGATGTCGTACGTGCTCGACGTCACCTGGATCGCCTGCCGGCCCAGCAGGTTCGACGCCCACGCCTGCGGTGTCGTCAGCAGCCCGGCCTTCTCGATCTCCGGGGCGAGCTGGTTGACGATCGCCGACCCGATGAGCTGCGAGAACGCGACGACCTTGCCGGACAGTTCGTTGTATGCGGTGGTCGCCTTCTGCACGTCGTAGCCGTGGTCCTTGACGTCCACGACCACGGTCCGGCCGCAGACGCCGCCCTGCTCGTTGAGCTTGTCGAAGTAGAGCTTCTGGCCGTTGGTCGTGCTCTTGCCCAGGATTCCGTACGGGCCGGTCAGGTCCGTCAGCCCGCCGATGTGGATCTCCTTGTCGGTGACCCCCTGGCCGGTCACGACGCCGTCGGAGCCCGCACCGGATGTGGACGGCTTGTCGTCGTCGTTCTTGGTGCTGCAGGCCGTGATGCTCAGCGCCAGTGCGGCGACGATCGCGGCGGCGGCTCTGCTGCCCGTGCGTGTCTTCACGAAACGGCTCCTTGAGGCGGCGTGGTACCGGATGGCGAACTGGGACGCTGCTTGGTGGAACGGGCGGAACGAAGTGCCAGGGACCAGCGCCGGGTGATGCCGGCCAGACCCCCCGGGGCGAAGACCAGGACGAGGATGATCACCGCGCCGTACAGGTAGCGGGCCGCCTCGGTGGGTCCGATCCCGTCGCCCCCCGCCTCGACGACGAGCGGCAGCGAGGCCGCGTAATGGGTGAACAACTGCGGCAGCACGGTCACGAACACCGCGCCCGCGACGGCGCCGCCCACGGACCCGAGGCCGCCGATGACGATCATCGCGAGGTAGTCGATCGACATCTGGAGCCCGAACGAGCCGGGCACGAGGGTGCCGTACACGAGGGCGAGCAGCACCCCGGCGAGCCCGGCGTACATCGACGAGACCACGAACGCCATCGAGCGGAACCGCGCCACCGGAACGCCCATGACACCCGCGGCGATCTCGCTGTCCCGGACCGCGCCGAGCGCCCGGCCCGGTCGGCCGCGCAGCAGGTTGCGGGCCACGACGATGCCGCCGAGCACCAGCACCAGCCCGAGGTACCAGAGGCGTTCGTACCGGTCGAACTCGACGCCGAGGACCGCGAGGTCCGGGTCGTTGTCGGAGAAGGAGAACCCGAGGACCGACATCGGCTCGGCGGGACGCCCGTTGTGGCCGCCGGTGATGTTGTGCGCGTTGGTCATCACGTGCTCGCCGATGAACACGAGCGCGAGCGTCGCGATGCCGAGGTACATGCCGCGCAACCGCCCGGCGATCGGACTGAACAGCCCGCCGAACAACCCCGCGACCAGGACCGCGCCGACCATCG is from Yinghuangia sp. ASG 101 and encodes:
- a CDS encoding MarR family winged helix-turn-helix transcriptional regulator, which produces MTTDADSRRAINEAINALKRFVNSRQLDAVHAARSGVPLNLVAIGILYRVIKHGPIRPTELAGLADIQPAALSRQIRILEEVGFIVRVGDAEDGRVSLVEATDAGRTAHARFAAANDALLAEQLKHWTADELTALAAQMQRLVADLRGVRHEHPVNREAGAARS
- a CDS encoding ABC transporter substrate-binding protein; amino-acid sequence: MKTRTGSRAAAAIVAALALSITACSTKNDDDKPSTSGAGSDGVVTGQGVTDKEIHIGGLTDLTGPYGILGKSTTNGQKLYFDKLNEQGGVCGRTVVVDVKDHGYDVQKATTAYNELSGKVVAFSQLIGSAIVNQLAPEIEKAGLLTTPQAWASNLLGRQAIQVTSSTYDIQMVNGVHHLVETLGLKPGDKIGHIFTEDEFGENSSAGAKYAAQAAGIEVVDQKVKPTDRDMTAAVTALKSAGVKAILVGASPTQLGPIMGVSETTDFKVPVLTHTVGFHQSMLGTAAGPAMEARLEIVSAVPSPQSDLPMLQQMSADFQAKFPGEAPDLGVLAGYTSAAIVTEAIKKACEMKDLTPAGIVKAHRTNSQVDLGYGSPLDFSSPAKPPSYATYMLKIDKTKPSGVVTVGDAFEAPNARSFPLPKTG
- a CDS encoding branched-chain amino acid ABC transporter permease, which translates into the protein MSETPVVTSATKKRTAPADPGGRSPRAVLRATLRWNRLATLAAVLVLAALPFYLTEFWLITGLFAMAAALGAIGLNILSGTAGQLSLGHAFFLAVGAYSYIVLSGESGLIGTHEADGFGLPPLLAMVGAVLVAGLFGGLFSPIAGRLRGMYLGIATLALVFIGEHVMTNAHNITGGHNGRPAEPMSVLGFSFSDNDPDLAVLGVEFDRYERLWYLGLVLVLGGIVVARNLLRGRPGRALGAVRDSEIAAGVMGVPVARFRSMAFVVSSMYAGLAGVLLALVYGTLVPGSFGLQMSIDYLAMIVIGGLGSVGGAVAGAVFVTVLPQLFTHYAASLPLVVEAGGDGIGPTEAARYLYGAVIILVLVFAPGGLAGITRRWSLALRSARSTKQRPSSPSGTTPPQGAVS